TTTCGGCGGCACCATCATCCGTGCGCAGGAGTTGATGCACGGCAAGACCAGCGTCATCACCACCACGCAGACCGGCGTGTTCCGCAACCTGCCGCGCCGTTTCACCGTCAACCGCTACCACTCGCTGTCGATCGAACGCGCCAGCCTGCCGGCAGAGCTGGAAATCACCGCCTGGACCGACGACGGCGAAATCATGGGCGTGCGCCACAGGACGCTGGACATCGAAGGCGTCCAGTTCCACCCCGAAAGCATATTGACCGAGCACGGCCACGCCATGCTCAAGAATTTCCTGGAGCGAGCATGATCAAGCCAGTCCACATCACCCCGCAGGAAGCCCTGCAGCGCACCATCGAACACCGCGAAATCTTCCATGACGAGATGCTGAGCCTGATGCGCCAGATCATGACCGGAGAAATTTCGCCGGTCATGACGGCCGCAATCATGACCGGCCTGCGCGTGAAAAAGGAAACTATCGGCGAGATCAGCGCGGCCGCCAAGGTCATGCGCGAGTTCTCCAGCAAGGTGCAGATCGACGACAAGACGCATCTGGTCGACATCGTCGGCACCGGCGGCGACGGCGCCCAGACCTTCAACATCTCCACCTGCGCCATGTTCGTGGCGGCGGCCGCCGGTGCGCGCATCAGCAAGCATGGCGGGCGCAGCGTCAGCAGCAAGTCGGGCAGCGCCGACGTGATCGAGGCACTGGGTGCCAGCTTGGACATGACGCCGGCCGACATCGCGCGCAGCGTGCAGGAAACCGGCATCGGCTTCATGTTCGCGCCCAACCACCATCCCGCCATGATGCACGTGGCCCCGGTGCGGCGCGAACTGGGCGTGCGCACCATTTTCAACATTCTCGGCCCGCTCACCAACCCGGCCGATGCCCCCAACATCCTGATGGGCGTCTTCCACGCCGACCTGGTCGGCATCCAGGTGCGCGTGCTGGAAAAGCTGGGTGCGGAACACGCCATCGTGGTCTATGGCCGCGACAACCTGGACGAGATCAGCCTGGGCGCCGCCACCCTGGTGGGCGAACTCAGGAACGGCGTGGTGACCGAGTACGAGATCCACCCCGAAGACTTTGGCCTGACCATGCGCAGCACGCGTGCCCTGCAGGTGAAAACGCCCGAGGAGTCGCGCCAGATGCTGGTTGGCGTGCTGGAGGGGCAGGAGGGCGCGCCACGCGACGTGGTGCTGATGAACGCCGGCATGGCGCTGTACGCTGCCAACGTGGCCGAAAGCATGGAGCAGGGCATCGAAATGGCGCGCAAGGCGATCGATTCCGGCGCCGCCCGCGCCAGGCTCGACCAGTTCGTCAAGCTCAGCTGCGAACTGTCCAAGGTGCTGTAAGCATGCCGGCCTGGATGCAGGCCGATGGCGCCTGGATCGCCTTTGCGGTCACTGCCATCACCATTGTGGCCGCCATCGTCATGCACCGGGTCATCCTCAAGGTGCTGCATACGCCGCCACCTGATTCTCCCGAAGAACCCGACAAGAACTAGACATGTCCGATATCCTGCAGAAAATCGTTTCCGTCAAGCATGAAGAGGTGGCGGCCGCCCTCAAGAAGAAATCGCTGGCCGAGATGCGTGCCGATGCCGAAAGCCGCGTGCTCACGCGCGACTTTGCCGGCGCCATGCGCGCGAAGATCGCGGCCGGCCAGCCCGCCATCATTGCCGAAGTGAAGAAGGCCAGCCCGTCCAAGGGGATCATCCGCGAGGACTTCATTCCGGCCGACATCGCACAGAGCTATGCGGAGGGCGATGGCAAGCTCTCCGCCGCCTGCCTGTCGGTACTGACCGACCGCCAGTTCTTCCAGGGCAGCAACGACTACCTCAAGCAGGCCCGCGCCAGCTGCGACCTGCCCGTGCTGCGCAAGGACTTCATGGTGGACCCCTACCAGATCTACGAGGCGCGCAGCATTGGTGCCGATTGCATCCTGTTGATTGCCGCCTGCCTGGATGATGCGCAGATGCGCGACTTCGCCCGCATCGCGCACGACCTGGACATGGCGGTGCTGGTCGAGGTGCATGACGAGGCCGAAATGGAACGTGCGCGCAAGGTGGCCGCCGAGGCGCGCCAGCCCGACAAGCTGCTGCTCGGCGTCAACAATCGCAACCTGCGCACCTTCGAAGTCGACATCCAGACAACGATTCGCCTCAGGCAGGGGCTGCCGGCAGAACAGCTGCTGGTTGCCGAAAGCGGCATCCAGACGCGTGAAGACGTGCAAGTGTTGCGCGAAGCCGGCATCCAGGCCTTTCTGGTGGGAGAAAGTTTCATGCGGGCCGAAGAACCGGGGCTGGCTCTGGCACAATTGTTTGCCTGACGCGAACGCCACGTGTCACTGCGACAAGCGATGATTCCGAAAAAATTCGGAATGCTTGTAAAAACGCCGAAAACCGTGGCATAATTCGAGTCTTGCTGTGGAGAGGTGGCCGAGTGGTTAATGGCAGCAGACTGTAAATCTGCCCTCTTACGAGTACGCTGGTTCGAATCCAGCCCTCTCCACCACGGTTTTGATGCAGAGTGCGGCGCTGCCGCGGCTTGAGGGTTAGGCTCTGGCGCCATCAAGTGCGCGGGAGTAGTTCAATGGTAGAACCTTAGCCTTCCAAGCTAATGACGCGGGTTCGATTCCCGTCTCCCGCTCCAGACGGTCTGCGGCAAAGCTGTTTCCAGTGCGAATTTCGCCCATGTGGCTCAGTGGTAGAGCACTCCCTTGGTAAGGGAGAGGTCGCGGGTCCGATTCCCGCCATGGGCACCATTCATGGCTTGTGCTAGCATGCCGTGGTTTCTTACCTCAACACACACTAGTTTTTCGGAGTCGAAAAAATGGCCAAGGAAAAGTTTGAACGGACCAAGCCGCACGTGAACGTCGGCACGATCGGTCACGTGGACCACGGCAAGACCACTCTGACTGCGGCAATCGCCACGGTGCTGTCCAAGAAGTTCGGCGGCGAAGCCAAGGACTACAGCCAGATCGACAACGCGCCTGAAGAGAAGGCCCGCGGCATTACCATCAACACCTCGCACGTCGAGTACGAGACGGCCAACCGCCACTACGCGCACGTTGACTGCCCCGGCCACGCCGATTACGTGAAGAACATGATTACCGGTGCTGCCCAGATGGACGGCGCCATCCTGGTGTGCTCCGCCGCTGACGGCCCGATGCCACAGACGCGTGAACACATCCTGCTGAGCCGCCAGGTGGGCGTGCCCTACATCATCGTGTTCCTGAACAAGTGCGACATGGTCGATGACGCCGAGCTGCTGGAACTGGTCGAGATGGAAGTGCGCGAACTGCTGAGCAAGTACGACTTCCCCGGCGACGACACCCCGATCATCAAGGGTTCCGCCAAGCTGGCGCTGGAAGGCGACACGGGCGAGCTGGGCGAAGGCGCCATCATGCAGCTGGCCGAGGCGCTGGACTCCTACATCCCTGCTCCCGAGCGTGCTGTTGACGGCGCGTTCCTGATGCCGGTGGAAGACGTGTTCTCCATCTCCGGCCGCGGTACCGTGGTGACCGGTCGCGTCGAGCGCGGCATCATCAAGGTCGGCGAGGAAATCGAGATCGTCGGTATCAAGGAAACCCAGAAGACGACCTGCACGGGCGTGGAAATGTTCCGCAAGCTGCTGGACCAGGGCCAGGCTGGCGACAACGTCGGTATCCTGCTGCGCGGCACCAAGCGTGAAGACGTCGAGCGCGGCCAGGTGCTGTGCAAGCCGGGTTCCATCAAGCCGCACACGCACTTCACCGCCGAGGTGTACGTGCTGTCCAAGGACGAAGGTGGCCGTCACACGCCGTTCTTCAACAACTACCGTCCCCAGTTCTACTTCCGTACGACTGACGTGACCGGCGCGATCGAGCTGCCGGCCGACAAGGAAATGGTGATGCCGGGTGACAACGTGTCGATCACCGTGAAGCTGATCGCCCCGATCGCCATGGAAGAAGGTCTGCGCTTCGCCATCCGCGAAGGCGGCCGTACCGTCGGTGCCGGCGTGGTTGCCAAGATCATCGAATAAGGTGATTCGTAGGGGTATAGCTCAATTGGCAGAGCGTCGGTCTCCAAAACCGAAGGTTGGGGGTTCGATTCCCTCTGCCCCTGCCACATGATATGTGGTAAATAGGTAAAGCCCGCTTCACGCGGGCTTTACTGTCTTGTCTTTCTGGGCTACAATATTTGGCTTCGCCTCTAGAAGGCTTGCCACGCGCATCTGCTTGCGCGCTGCGCCCGAATCCAGGAAAAGTGGAATTGCCTCATGGCTACATCTCAGGTTGAAACGGTCACCACAGGTGCCGACAAGGCCAAGCTCGCAGTGGCTGTGCTGCTGGTGCTGGCAGGCTTCGTTGCCTATTTCATGCTTGCTCCGCAGGGTGTGTATGCCCAGTGGGGTGCGCTGCTGGTCGGCGTGCTGGCTGGCGTGGCGGTGTTCCTGCAGTCCGCTGCAGGCAAGGGGCTGGTCGGCTTCGGCCGTGAATCCTCGCGCGAGCTGCGCAAGGTGGTATGGCCCACCCGCAAGGAGGCAACGCAGACCACCATGTTCGTGTTTGCGTTTGCGCTGGTGATGTCGCTGTTCCTGTGGCTGACGGACAAGACCCTGGAATGGGTGTTGTACAGCCTGGTGCTGGGCTGGAGGTAATGCATGTCTGAAAACCAAATGCTGGAAGCAGCTGCCAATCCCGATTTCCGCTGGTACGTCGTGCAGGCGTATTCCGGCATGGAGCGCGCCGTCGAGCGCAATATCCGGGAGCGCATTGCGCGTGCGGGCATGGAAGAGAAATTCGGCCGCATCCTGGTGCCGACCGAAGAAGTGGTCGAAGTCAAGAACGGCCAGAAGAAAACGACCGAGCGCAAGTTCTTTCCGGGCTATGTGCTGGTCGAGATGATCATGGACGACGATGCCTGGCACCTGGTCAAGCAGACCAGCAAGGTCACGGGTTTCGTTGGTGGTGCGCGCAACCGTCCCACGCCGATTTCCCAGGCCGATGTGCAGAAGATCGTCAGCCAGATGCAGGAAGGCAGCGAGAAGCCGCGCCACAAGGTGGAATTCGAAGTGGGCGAGATGGTGCGCGTCAAGGAAGGTCCGTTTGCGGACTTCAACGGCAGCATCGAGGAAGTCAACTACGAGAAGAACAAGCTGCGCGTGTCGGTCACGATCTTTGGTCGCGCTACGCCGGTCGAGCTGGAGTTTTCCCAGATCGAGAAGACCTGAGCGGTCTGAGTCATTTTCGGGTGCTGCGTTCCTGATCCGCGCAGCACCGTCATTCCAGGATCTTTAACCCCCGGGGAGCCTGCAAACACAGGCGTTACAACCCGCAAGGAGAAATAGCATGGCGAAGAAAATCGTCGGCTTTATCAAGCTGCAAGTGCCGGCTGGCAAAGCCAACCCGTCGCCGCCGATCGGTCCCGCTCTGGGCCAGCGCGGTCTGAACATCATGGAATTCTGCAAGGCGTTCAACGCCCAGACCCAGGGCGTCGAGCCCGGTCTGCCGCTGCCGGTGGTGATTACCGCCTTCGCGGACAAGAGCTTCACGTTCATCATCAAGACCCCTCCGGCTGCCACGCTGATCAAGAAGGCAATCAAGCTGGACAAGGGCTCCGCCAAGCCGCATACCGACAAGGTTGGCAAGATCACCCGCGAACAGCTGGAAGAAATCGCCAAGACCAAGATGAAGGATCTGACTGCTGCCGATCTGGACGCCGCCGTGCGTACCATCGCTGGCTCCGCCCGTTCCATGGGCGTGACTGTGGAGGGTGTGTGAGATGGCCAAGCTGACCAAGAAACAGAAAGCCCTCGAGGGCAAGGTGGAAGCCACCAAGCTGTACGCCATCGCTGACGCGCTGGCTCTGGTGAAAGAGTGCGCCAACGCCAAGTTCGATGAGTCCATCGACGTGGCCGTGCAACTGGGCGTGGACGCCAAGAAATCCGACCAGGTGGTGCGTGGCGCCGTCGTGATGCCCAACGGCACCGGCAAGACCAAGCGCGTTGCCGTGTTCGCCCAGGGCGCCAAGGCTGAAGAAGCCAAGGCCGCTGGCGCCGACGTGGTGGGCATGGACGACCTGGCTGCCGAAGTCAAGGCCGGCAACATGCCGTTCGACGTTGTCATCGCCGCTCCCGACGCCATGCGCGTGGTGGGTACGCTGGGCCAGATCCTGGGCCCGCGCGGCCTGATGCCGAACCCCAAGGTCGGCACCGTGACTCCCGATGTTGCTACCGCCGTCAAGAACGCCAAGGCTGGCCAGGTCCAGTTCCGCGTCGACAAGGCCGGCATCATCCACGGCACCATCGGCCGTCGTTCCTTCGACAACGAGAAGCTGCAGGGCAACCTGCTGGCGCTGATCGAGGCCCTGAACAAGGCCAAGCCGGCTTCCAGCAAGGGTGTCTACCTGCGCAAGGTGGCTGTGTCCTCTACCATGGGTGTGGGCGTTCGCGTCGATACCCAGTCCCTGACGGCTTAAGCGCCAGGGCGAAGAATCTGCGCCGGGCAACCGGCGCATGTGGTGGGTCGCGGCGGGCTGCAAAGTCTGCTGCGGGTCATCCAAGACCGTTGGCGTGCCGGCAGTTGTGGCACTTAATTCACCAGCCAACGCAGATGGCGATCCCGCACCCGAAGGTTAGCGCGGTGCAGGCGGCAAGCCTGCATCGCACCTGAAAGTGAGTTGGTCGCTGCAACAAGGGCGTGCGCAGGGATATTCCCGGTGCACATATTAAGGAGTAGATCTTGAGTCTCAATCGCAGTGAGAAAGAAGCGGTCATCAACGAAGTGACCGAACTCGCCGCTAAAGCTCAAACGCTCGTGATGGCGGAATACCGTGGCATCACGGTGGCCCAGATGACCGAGCTGCGCAACCAGGCACGCAGCAACGGCGTGACGCTGAGCGTGTTGAAGAACACGCTGGCTCGCCGTGCAGTGGCTGGCAGCAGCTTTGAATCGGCCGCCGAGCAGATGACCGGTCCGCTGATCTATGGCTTTTCCGAAGACGCAGTTGCCGCCGCCAAGGTGGTAGCCGAGTTCGCCAAGACCAACGACAAGCTGGTCATCCGTGGCGGCGTGTACGACGGCAAGGCTCTGGATGCCAACGGCGTTAAGCAACTGGCCAGCATTCCTACCAAGGAAGTCCTGCTGTCCCAGCTGTGTGGCTTGCTCATGTCGCCCGTTTCGCGCACTGCGCGCGTGCTGGCGGCTCTGGCAGAGAAAAAAGGCGAAGTGGCTGCTGCCTAAGGCGCAGGCGTTCGTCCAACCAATTCATTTTTTAGGATAAACAAAATGGCATTCGATAAAGACGCATTTTTGACCGCCCTGGACACGATGTCGGTCATGGAACTCAACGAGCTGGTGAAAGCCATCGAAGAGAAGTTTGGCGTGAGCGCAGCTGCCATGGCTGCTCCCGCTGCTGGTGGCGCTGCTGGCGGCGCTGCTGCTGCTGAAGAAAAGACCGATTTCGATCTGGTCCTGACCGAAGCTGGCGCCCAGAAGGTTGGCGTCATCAAGGTGGTGCGCGAAATCACCGGCCTGGGCCTGAAAGAAGCCAAGGACCTGGTGGACGGCGCTCCCAAGACCATCAAGGAAGCCATGCCCAAGGCCGACGCAGAAGCCGCTCAGAAGAAGCTGGTGGAAGCTGGCGCCAAGGCAGAACTCAAGTAATTGGGTTTTTCCGGGGCTGGAACGCCTGCAAGGGTGTTCCAGCCTTTGGTGTTTCTGTCTTGCGGCGGATTTGCAGTACGAAATCCCCGCGAGGCAGCCAGAACACACCTTCAAGCGCAGCCTGCACCAGGCTCAACAAGGATGTGCTTGAACGTGTCTTCTGTTCCCGATGGCGGAAGACCCTTGGTTCGGGTTGCGTGCAACGCGCAACCGTCTGCCAATGGCTGGTAGGGGCCAGCCACCAAGCTTTGCCGGGCAAGCGCAGCCCGGTCCCACATTCGAGGAAAGACTGAGGACAAAGTCCTTGCCGCCCACGTCTTCACCTGGAGAGTTCATGTCTTACACGTATACCGAACGCAAACGCATCCGCAAGAGTTTCGGCAGCCGCGACAGCGTGCTGAAGATCCCGTATCTGCTGCAAATGCAGCGTGACGCCTACACGGCGTTCCTGCAGAAGGATGTGCCACCCCAGAAACGCAAGCCGGAAGGCCTGCAGGCCGCGTTCGAATCGGCATTCCCCATTGTCTCCCACAATGGCTATGTCGAGATGAAGTTCATCGAGTACAACCTGGCCAAGCCCGCGTTCGACGTGCGCGAGTGCCAGACGCGTGGCCTGAGCTTCGGCTCCGCCGTGCGTGCCCGCGTGCAGCTGATCATCTATGATCGCGACGCATCCACCGCCCAGTCCAAGGTGGTGAAGGAAGTGAAGGAGCAGGAAGTCTACATGGGCGAAGTGCCCTTGATGACGGACAAGGGTTCCTTCATCATCAACGGTACCGAGCGCGTCATCGTGTCGCAGCTGCACCGTTCGCCCGGCGTGTTCTTCGAACACGACAAGGGCAAGACGCACAGCTCGGGCAAGCTGCTGTTCAGCGCGCGCATCATTCCCTACCGCGGCTCCTGGCTGGACTTCGAATTCGATCCGAAGGACATCCTGTACTTCCGCGTCGACCGCCGCCGCAAGATGCCGGTCACCATCCTGCTCAAGGCCATCGGCCTGAACCCCGAGCAGATTCTGGCCAACTTCTTCGTGAACGACCATTTCCGCCTGATGGACAGCGGTGCCCAGATGGAACTGGTGCCGGAGCGTCTGAAGGGTGAAGTCGCCCGTTTCGACATCACGGACAAGGACGGCAAGGTCATCGTCGCCAAGGACAAGCGCATCACCGCGCGCCACATCCGTGAGCTGGAAGCCGGCAATACCAGCCACGTCAGCGTGCCCGAGGATTTCCTGCTTGGCCGCGTGGTCGCGAACAACATCATCGACGAAGAAACCGGCGAGATCATCGCCAAGGCCAACGACGAACTGACCGAAGCGCTGCTGAAGAAGCTGCGTGAAGCCGGCGTGCAGGACATCGCCGCCATCTTCACCAACGAGCTGGACCAGGGCGCCTACATCAGCCAGACCCTGCGCACCGACGACACGGCCGACGAGTTCGCCGCGCGCGTCGCCATCTACCGCATGATGCGCCCCGGCGAGCCGCCGACCGAAGACGCCGTGCAGGCGCTGTTCCACCGCCTGTTCTACAGCGAGGACAGCTACGATCTGTCGCGCGTGGGCCGCATGAAGTTCAACGCCCGCATCGGCCGCGACGAGGCCGAAGGCGCCATGGTGCTGTCCAACGAGGACATCATGGCCGTGGTCAAGACGCTGGTCGACCTGCGCAACGGCCGTGGCGAAGTCGACGACATCGACCACCTGGGCAACCGCCGCGTGCGCTGTGTGGGCGAGCTGGCCGAGAACCAGTTCCGCACCGGTCTGGCGCGTATCGAGAAGGCCGTGAAGGAGCGTCTGGGCCAGGCCGAGCAAGAGCCGCTGATGCCGCACGACCTGATCAACTCCAAGCCGATTTCTGCGGCCCTGAAGGAGTTCTTCGGTGCCTCCCAGCTGAGCCAGTTCATGGACCAGACCAACCCGCTGTCCGAGATCACGCACAAGCGCCGTGTCTCCGCACTGGGCCCGGGTGGCCTGACGCGCGAGCGCGCCGGCTTCGAGGTGCGTGACGTGCACGTGACGCACTACGGCCGCGTCTGCCCGATCGAAACGCCGGAAGGTCCGAACATCGGTCTGATCAACTCGCTGGCGCTGTATGCCCAGCTGAACGAATACGGCTTCATCGAGA
The DNA window shown above is from Brachymonas denitrificans and carries:
- a CDS encoding anthranilate synthase component II — encoded protein: MSDKTKVLMVDNYDSFTYNIVQYFGELGAEVIVHRNDEITLEQLDALFQQGAFDRLCISPGPCSPNEAGVSVPAIQHFAGKLPILGVCLGHQSIGAAFGGTIIRAQELMHGKTSVITTTQTGVFRNLPRRFTVNRYHSLSIERASLPAELEITAWTDDGEIMGVRHRTLDIEGVQFHPESILTEHGHAMLKNFLERA
- the trpD gene encoding anthranilate phosphoribosyltransferase: MIKPVHITPQEALQRTIEHREIFHDEMLSLMRQIMTGEISPVMTAAIMTGLRVKKETIGEISAAAKVMREFSSKVQIDDKTHLVDIVGTGGDGAQTFNISTCAMFVAAAAGARISKHGGRSVSSKSGSADVIEALGASLDMTPADIARSVQETGIGFMFAPNHHPAMMHVAPVRRELGVRTIFNILGPLTNPADAPNILMGVFHADLVGIQVRVLEKLGAEHAIVVYGRDNLDEISLGAATLVGELRNGVVTEYEIHPEDFGLTMRSTRALQVKTPEESRQMLVGVLEGQEGAPRDVVLMNAGMALYAANVAESMEQGIEMARKAIDSGAARARLDQFVKLSCELSKVL
- the trpC gene encoding indole-3-glycerol phosphate synthase TrpC — encoded protein: MSDILQKIVSVKHEEVAAALKKKSLAEMRADAESRVLTRDFAGAMRAKIAAGQPAIIAEVKKASPSKGIIREDFIPADIAQSYAEGDGKLSAACLSVLTDRQFFQGSNDYLKQARASCDLPVLRKDFMVDPYQIYEARSIGADCILLIAACLDDAQMRDFARIAHDLDMAVLVEVHDEAEMERARKVAAEARQPDKLLLGVNNRNLRTFEVDIQTTIRLRQGLPAEQLLVAESGIQTREDVQVLREAGIQAFLVGESFMRAEEPGLALAQLFA
- the tuf gene encoding elongation factor Tu, which translates into the protein MAKEKFERTKPHVNVGTIGHVDHGKTTLTAAIATVLSKKFGGEAKDYSQIDNAPEEKARGITINTSHVEYETANRHYAHVDCPGHADYVKNMITGAAQMDGAILVCSAADGPMPQTREHILLSRQVGVPYIIVFLNKCDMVDDAELLELVEMEVRELLSKYDFPGDDTPIIKGSAKLALEGDTGELGEGAIMQLAEALDSYIPAPERAVDGAFLMPVEDVFSISGRGTVVTGRVERGIIKVGEEIEIVGIKETQKTTCTGVEMFRKLLDQGQAGDNVGILLRGTKREDVERGQVLCKPGSIKPHTHFTAEVYVLSKDEGGRHTPFFNNYRPQFYFRTTDVTGAIELPADKEMVMPGDNVSITVKLIAPIAMEEGLRFAIREGGRTVGAGVVAKIIE
- the secE gene encoding preprotein translocase subunit SecE, which produces MATSQVETVTTGADKAKLAVAVLLVLAGFVAYFMLAPQGVYAQWGALLVGVLAGVAVFLQSAAGKGLVGFGRESSRELRKVVWPTRKEATQTTMFVFAFALVMSLFLWLTDKTLEWVLYSLVLGWR
- the nusG gene encoding transcription termination/antitermination protein NusG yields the protein MSENQMLEAAANPDFRWYVVQAYSGMERAVERNIRERIARAGMEEKFGRILVPTEEVVEVKNGQKKTTERKFFPGYVLVEMIMDDDAWHLVKQTSKVTGFVGGARNRPTPISQADVQKIVSQMQEGSEKPRHKVEFEVGEMVRVKEGPFADFNGSIEEVNYEKNKLRVSVTIFGRATPVELEFSQIEKT
- the rplK gene encoding 50S ribosomal protein L11 — its product is MAKKIVGFIKLQVPAGKANPSPPIGPALGQRGLNIMEFCKAFNAQTQGVEPGLPLPVVITAFADKSFTFIIKTPPAATLIKKAIKLDKGSAKPHTDKVGKITREQLEEIAKTKMKDLTAADLDAAVRTIAGSARSMGVTVEGV
- the rplA gene encoding 50S ribosomal protein L1 → MAKLTKKQKALEGKVEATKLYAIADALALVKECANAKFDESIDVAVQLGVDAKKSDQVVRGAVVMPNGTGKTKRVAVFAQGAKAEEAKAAGADVVGMDDLAAEVKAGNMPFDVVIAAPDAMRVVGTLGQILGPRGLMPNPKVGTVTPDVATAVKNAKAGQVQFRVDKAGIIHGTIGRRSFDNEKLQGNLLALIEALNKAKPASSKGVYLRKVAVSSTMGVGVRVDTQSLTA
- the rplJ gene encoding 50S ribosomal protein L10, which translates into the protein MSLNRSEKEAVINEVTELAAKAQTLVMAEYRGITVAQMTELRNQARSNGVTLSVLKNTLARRAVAGSSFESAAEQMTGPLIYGFSEDAVAAAKVVAEFAKTNDKLVIRGGVYDGKALDANGVKQLASIPTKEVLLSQLCGLLMSPVSRTARVLAALAEKKGEVAAA
- the rplL gene encoding 50S ribosomal protein L7/L12 produces the protein MAFDKDAFLTALDTMSVMELNELVKAIEEKFGVSAAAMAAPAAGGAAGGAAAAEEKTDFDLVLTEAGAQKVGVIKVVREITGLGLKEAKDLVDGAPKTIKEAMPKADAEAAQKKLVEAGAKAELK